The Acidobacteriota bacterium genome includes the window AATGGTCCCACGGCGAGGTCACCAAGCCGGAGACCATCAACTACCGGACCTTCAAACCCGAACGCGACGGCCTGTTCTGCGCGAAGATCTTCGGCCCCGTGAACGACTGGGAGTGCCTCTGCGGCAAGTACAAACGGATCAAGTACCGGGGCATCACCTGCGAGAAGTGCGGCGTCGAAGTCATCCAGTCGAGGGTCCGCCGCGAGCGGATGGGCCACATCGAACTCGCCGCCCCCGTCTCGCACATCTGGTTCCTCAAGGGGACCCCGTCGCGCATCTCCATCATGCTGGGCATGAAGCTCAAGGACGTGGAGAGCGTGAACTACTACGAGCAGTGGGTCGTCACCGACCCCGGCTTCGTGGTGGTGAACGTGGACGAGGTGAAGGAGGCCTATCTCTCCCGGCACTCCGGAGACTCCCCGCAGGAGCGGAACCGCATCCTGCGCAACATCGAGGAAGCCGTCTGGACCTACGAGAGCGCCGAGGAGGCCGGTGAGGAAGAGAGCGCCGCCGCCTTCGAGGAACTCCTCAAGCTCAACGAGAACACCCGCTTTTACAACGAGGAACTTGCCGGGCAGACGGTCCTGCGTCACAAGGCGCTGCTGTACGACAAGACCCTCGACGCCCTTCGCGCCGTCTATGGGGCCGAGGGATTCACGGCCGGGATCGGAGCGGCGGGGCTTCAGGAACTGCTGAGGCACTTCTCCGAGGACTGCCAGTGCGCCTCGTGCCAGCTCGCCCGCGGCCAGCGGTTCACCCGGCTCCAATGCGAGCAGAACCTCCTGCGGTCCTACATCAAGATCCTCGGGAACAACCAGAAGCGGGCCAACCTGAACAAGCGGCTGAAGCTGGTGGAGTCCTTCCTCAAGAGCGGGAACAAGCCCGAGTGGATGGTCCTCGACGTCCTCCCGGCGATCCCCCCCGAGCTTCGGCCCCTCGTGCCCCTCGACGGAGGCCGCTTCGCCACGTCGGACCTGAACGACCTCTACCGCCGCGTCATCAACCGGAACAACCGCCTCAAGAAGCTCATGGAGATGCGCGCCCCGGACGTGATCGTGCGCAACGAGAAGCGCATGCTCCAGGAGGCCGTGGACGCGCTCTTCGACAACGGCCGAAGGGGCCGCGTCCTCAAAGGGACCAACAACCGCCCCCTGAAATCCCTCTCGGACACCCTGAAGGGCAAGCAGGGCCGCTTCCGCCAGAACCTGCTCGGCAAGCGCGTGGACTACTCGGGGCGCTCGGTCATCGTCGTGGGACCCGAATTGAAGCTCAACCAGTGCGGTCTTCCCAAGCTCATGGCCATCGAGCTGTTCAAGCCCTTCATCTTCAACAAGCTCGAGGAGAGGGGGCTCGCCCCCACCATCAAGCAGGCCAAGGAGATGGTGGAGCTCGGCCTCCCGGCGGTCTACGACGTCCTGGACGAGATCATCCAGAAGCACCCGGTCCTGCTCAACCGGGCCCCGACCCTGCACCGCCTGGGCATCCAGGCCTTCGAGCCCACCCTGGTGGAAGGCAAGGCCATCAAGCTGAGCCCCCTGGTCTGCACCGCCTTCAACGCCGACTTCGACGGCGACCAGATGGCTGTCCACGTGCCCCTGAGCCCGGCGTCCCAGATCGAGGCGTCCGTGCTCATGATGTCCACCAACAACCTCCTCTACCCGGCCAACGGCTCGCCCATCATCGTCCCGACCCAGGACGTGGTCCTCGGGATCTACTACCTGACGCACTCGCTCAAGGGCGCCAAAGGCGAGGGCCTGGCCTTCTCCTCCGTGGAAGAGGTCCTCATGGCCCTGGATACGGGCTGGGTGGACCTCCACGCCCGGATTCGGGTCCGGTATTCCGGTGAAGTCATCGACCTGACGACGGCCTCGGACGATCAGGACATCTCCCACACTCCGCCCAAGCCCATCGAGGGCGGCCTTCTGGAAACGACGCCGGGGCGCGTGCTCTTCAACGACATCCTGCCCGAGGGGGTTCCCTTCATCAACGGCCTCCTCAAGAAGGGCGGACTGAGGGATCTCTTCACCTGGACCTTCCAGAACTACGGACGGGAGGCCCTCGTCCACCTCGCCGACGCGGTGAAGGAGACCGGCTTCCTCTTCGCGACGCGGG containing:
- the rpoC gene encoding DNA-directed RNA polymerase subunit beta', producing MRRAPFLEKKLSINRIRGIQLMLASPEKVREWSHGEVTKPETINYRTFKPERDGLFCAKIFGPVNDWECLCGKYKRIKYRGITCEKCGVEVIQSRVRRERMGHIELAAPVSHIWFLKGTPSRISIMLGMKLKDVESVNYYEQWVVTDPGFVVVNVDEVKEAYLSRHSGDSPQERNRILRNIEEAVWTYESAEEAGEEESAAAFEELLKLNENTRFYNEELAGQTVLRHKALLYDKTLDALRAVYGAEGFTAGIGAAGLQELLRHFSEDCQCASCQLARGQRFTRLQCEQNLLRSYIKILGNNQKRANLNKRLKLVESFLKSGNKPEWMVLDVLPAIPPELRPLVPLDGGRFATSDLNDLYRRVINRNNRLKKLMEMRAPDVIVRNEKRMLQEAVDALFDNGRRGRVLKGTNNRPLKSLSDTLKGKQGRFRQNLLGKRVDYSGRSVIVVGPELKLNQCGLPKLMAIELFKPFIFNKLEERGLAPTIKQAKEMVELGLPAVYDVLDEIIQKHPVLLNRAPTLHRLGIQAFEPTLVEGKAIKLSPLVCTAFNADFDGDQMAVHVPLSPASQIEASVLMMSTNNLLYPANGSPIIVPTQDVVLGIYYLTHSLKGAKGEGLAFSSVEEVLMALDTGWVDLHARIRVRYSGEVIDLTTASDDQDISHTPPKPIEGGLLETTPGRVLFNDILPEGVPFINGLLKKGGLRDLFTWTFQNYGREALVHLADAVKETGFLFATRAGISFGVEDMQVPEEKTALVDGALDEVESVEQQYRDGAITNLERKNKVVDIWNRVTDQVADAMFKQMRKTEAA